Sequence from the Kribbella aluminosa genome:
GTCACGCCGTACGAGGTTGCGCAGCTGGGTCCAGGCGCTGCGCAGCGGATTACGCGGCGCGTGCTTCGTGAGCGGCTTCATCAGCTCGTCGACGGGCGACGGCGGCGGAACGGGCGCGGGGGTTTCGGGCGTGCTCTGCGGTTCGGACATGACGTTTCCCTGACGGGAGGGCCGGCTTGGCTGCACCACGAGGTGGGATGTCGTCGTTTCCGGAGCTACCGCCACAGTACGCCCGTACGGACCGGAAAGCGCTGGCCGCCCCGACGACAGGGTTAACGTACTGAGTACGAAAGGCCATCGGCGCTGGGGGCTCCGACATCGAGCACACCCAGGGGGAAACACCATGGCCAGCACCACGACGACCACGATGCGAGCGATCGTGCAGGACCGGTACGGGGACGCCGACGTCCTGCAGCTGCGGCAGATCGCCCGTCCCGAACCGGCCGCGGACGAGGTACTCATTCACGTGCACGCCGCCGGCCTCGACCGCGGCACCTGGCACGTGATGACGGGGACGCCGTACCTGCTCCGGCTCGGCTTCGGGTTTCGCGGCCCGCGGAACCCCGTGCCCGGGCGAGATGTCGCCGGCACGGTCGAGGCCGTCGGCGCCGCCGTGACGAAGTTCTCCGTCGGTGACGAGGTGTACGGCGTCGCGCCGGGCTCGTTCGCCGAGTACGCCGTCACGCGTGCGGGCAAGCTCGCCCGCAAGCCGGCCAACCTCTCCTTCGAGCAGGCCGCCGTGGTCCCGGTCTCGGCGCTCACTGCGCTGGATGCGGTGACCACCGGCCGGATCGAGGCCGGTCAGCACGTGCTGGTCATCGGCGCGTCGGGTGGCGTCGGCAGCTACGCCGTCCAGCTGGCCAAGGCCTTCGGCGCGGAGGTCACCGGCGTTGCCGGCACCTCCAAGCTCGACCTCGTCCGGGCGCTCGGCGCCGATCATGTCATCGACTACACGCGCGACGACTTCGCGGGAAGGGGGAATCGCTACGACCTGATCATCGACATCGCCGGCAACCCCACGTTGTCCCGCCTGCGACGCGCGCTCACACCCACCGGGACGGCCGTCATCACAGGTGGCGAGGACGGCGGCAGTTTCAGCGGCGGCATGAACCGGCAGTTCCGTGCGCTGGCCCTGTCGCTCTTCGTGCGCCAGCGGCTGACCTTCATCGTCAACAAGGAACGTGGCCGCGACCTCGAACGACTCACGGCCCTCATCGAGGCAGGCAAGGTCACTCCGAGTCTCGACCGGACCTACCCACTCGATCAGGTCCCGGACGCCATCCGCCGGCTGACCACCGGCGAGGTCCGCGGCAAGATCGCCATCACCGGCCTGGAGGAAAAGTTCGTCGAGCGCGCGGAGGTCACATGACATCCGGCCAGGAGGGGCAGGCGACAGGCTGGACGGTTCTGGTCACCGGCGGCACCGGCGGCATCGGGAAGGCGACAGCCGCCGGCCTCGCCGCCCTGGGCGCCCGTGTCGCGATCACCGGCCGCGACCGCGGGCGGGCCGAAGCCGCCGCAGCCGAGATCCGTGCGGCGACCGGGGGCCAGGTTGACGTGTTCGTCGCCGACCTGACCTCGCAGGCAGAGGTACGGCGGATGGCCGCCGACGTTCTCGCGGACCTTCCGCGGATCGACGTACTGGTCAACAACGTCGGGGGCTACTGGAACACCCGGCATGTCACAGCCGACGGGCTCGAGCGCACCTTCGCACTCAATCACCTGGCTCCGTTCCTGCTCACCGGGCTGCTGCTCGAGCGGCTTGGGGACAGCGGGGCGGGCCGGGTGGTCACAGTGTCGTCAGGCGCACATTACGGTGCTCGGATCAACTTCGAGGATCTGCAGGCGGAGCGGTCCTACTCCGGTGAACGGGCATACGGCCAGTCCAAGCTCGCGAACATCCTGTTCACCCGCGAGCTCGCCAAACGATTGCACGGGACCACCGTCACCGCCAACGCCCTGCATCCCGGCGTCGTGCGCACGTCCTTCGGCGGCGAAGACCCCAGCAGCGTGCAGCGAGTGCTCGTTCCGCTGCTGTGGCCGTTCCTGAAGTCTCCGGCCCGGGGTGCCGCCACCTCGATCCACTTGGCGTCGGCACCTGGTCTCGAACACGTGTCCGGACAGTACTTCGTCAACGGCAAGCCCAAAGCGTCCTCCTCGCGCAGCCACGACGAGGCCGATGCGAGGCGGCTCTGGGAGATCAGCGAGGAACTGGTCGCGGCGGGCTGACTCCGAGGGCCGCGATAAGGTCCGGCTCATGGAGGATTCCGAGGCGGCCGGGGCGGATCTTCATCTGGATCTGGCCGCGGCGCGGGGTCGCAACGAGCTCGTCCACGCCTTGCACGAGTCGATCCGGACCGGACGGTTGCCTGCTGGGACACGGTTGCCGTCGTCGCGGTCGCTGGCGAAGGATCTCGGGATCGCGCGGAACACGGTGGCGGACGCGTACGGGCAGCTGGTCGCGGAGGGCTGGCTGATCGCGCGGCAGGGGTCCGGGACGGTGGTCGCGAACCGGGCCGCGGTCCCGGCGACCCCCGCGGTTTCGTTGCCGGAGGCCCGTAGTTTCCGGTACGACCTGACGCCCGGCGCGCCGGACGTGGCGACGTTCCCGCGGGCCGAGTGGCTGGCCGCGACGCGGAAGGCGCTGACCGCGGCGCCGAACGAGGCCTTCGGGCTGGGCGACCCGCGCGGGCGGATCGAGCTGCGGCGGGTGCTCGCGGACTACCTCGCGCGGGCGCGCGGCGTCCGGGCCGACCCGGAGCGGATCCTGATCTGCTCCGGGTACGTGCAGGCGCTGAGTTTGCTGAGCGAGGCGATCAAGAACCTCGGCGGTACGACGATGGCGGTCGAGGAGTTCGGGTATGCACTGCACCGGGAGGTGATCCGGGCGCGCGGGCTGTCCGTTGCCGGCGTACCGGTGGATTCGTTCGGCGCGCAGACGTCCGCGTTGACCGGGCAGGGGGTGCTGCTGACGCCGGCGCACCAGATGCCGACGGGTGTCCCGCTCGCGCCGGAACGCCGTACGGCGGCCGTCGAGTGGGCGCGGGAGTCCGGGGCAGTGCTGATCGAGGACGACTACGACGGCGAATTCCGGTACGACCGGCAGGCGGTCGGCGCGCTCCAGGCGCTGGATCCGGAGCGGGTCGTCTACACCGGCACGGCCAGCAAGAGCCTGGCACCCGGGCTGCGGCTCGCGTGGATGGTGCTGCCACAGCGCCTGATCGAGCCGGTGGTCGCCGCCAAACGCACGGCCGACTACCAGACCGCCACTGTCGAGCAGCTGGTCCTCGCCGAATTCATTGCCTCCGGCCACTACGACCGCCACGTCCGCCGCTCCCGCCTGCACTACCGCCGCCGCCGCGACCGCCTCGTCGAACTGCTGGGCGTCCGCGCACCGACCGTCAAGGTGGCCGGCATCTCCGCAGGCCTCCACCTCCTCCTGGACGTCCCCGGCGACGCCGAAGACATCGTCACCCGAGCCGCCCGCCAAAGCCTCGGCCTGGCCTCCCTCACCACCTACCACGTCAACCCCACCCCAGCCACCCGCCAAGCAGTCATCGTCGGCTACGGCACCCCACCCGACCACGCCTACCCCGGCGCCCTAGACCTCCTCTGCCAAGTCCTCGGCGTCTAACCCATACCCACACCCACGTCCACACCCACGTCCACACCCACGTCCGCACCCCCGGGTGCCCGCGCCTGGTACCACCGCCCGAAGGTGGGTCGTGGGACAGGGTCTGGTGTCGCGGCACACGCAATAGCCTGTCCCCAGAGCCCACAACCTGTGCGCGCCTCCACCGCCCGCCCGCCCGCCCGCCCGCCCGTCCACCCACCCACCCGGCCGTCCGGCGCCGGTCGGCCGGCGCCGGCGCAGACGCGGTCGCCCCATCCGCGCCGGCCCCATTTCAGAGGTTCACCCTCGCTGTTGCCCCTTCCCCTCTGGTGTGCGAGGGGTGAACCGACAATCTGCGAGGTGAACCGCTGAAATGGGAGCCCGGGATCTCGGGAGGTGGGACGGCAGGCCGCCCTCTCTCGACTGGTCCAGGCTAGGCGGTGCCCGCCGCGAGGGCTCGGATGTCCTCCGGGCCGACGCGGCAGCAGCCGCCGACGTACCGTGCGCCGGCGTTGAACCAGCCCGGCGCGAAGGCAGCCGGTCCCGCGCCGTCGCCCACCCAGGTGCGTGCGACCGCGTCCCATGCCTCGCCGCGGTTGGGGTAGGCGACTGCGGGTTTGCGGGTGACGGTGACGGCGGTCTCGACGGCCGCCTGCACATCCGTGGGTTTGCAGCAGTTGATGCCGACGGCGATCACCTGGGGGATGGCGGCGGGGATTGCGAAGGCGTCGGCGAGTGGTTGGCCGGCGCGGGTGTGCAGGCCTTCGATCGAGTACGAGAACCATGCGCGTACGTCGAGTTCGGCGAGCAGGGCGACGAGGATCTCGGCCTCGTCGGTGTCCGGGATGGTCTCGATGGCCAGCAGGTCGGGTCCGGCGGCGGCGAGGAGTTCCAGGCGCGGGCCGTGGAAGTCGCGGAGGACCTGCGCACTCACGCCGTACCGGCCGCGATACTCCGAGCCGTCCGCCAGCATCGCGCCGTACGGACCGACGGAGGCGGCGACCAACCGCCGCCCGCCCAACCCGGCACCCGGCCGCGGCTCGTCCGCCCCGCCATCCGCTGCGAACTCGTCGCGGACGTCGCGGGCGATTCGGACACTGCTCGCGATCAGGTGCTCGGCCTCGGTACGCGAGAGGCCGGCGCGTTCGAAGCCGATGACGCTCGCCTGGTAGCTGGCGGTCGTGGCGACCATCGCGCCGGCCTCGTAGTACGCGCGGTGGACGGCGGCGATCTCCGCCGGGTCGTCCCGCAGCAGCCGGGCGGACCACAGTGTGTCGGACAGGTCGTGGCCGCGGTCCTCCAAGGCGTTCGACAGGCCGCCGTCGAGGATGACCAGCCGGTCAGATGCCGCGGACAAGTTCCAGGACCTCGTCGGCGCAGCCCCAGGAGAGGGTGACGCCGGAGCCGCCGTGGCCGTAGCAGTGGATGACGGGTTCGCCGGTGTGGGTGCGGACGAGCTCGCAGCGGATGGCGGGGCGGGCGGGGCGGAGGCCTACGCGTTGGCGGATGATCTTGGCGTCGCGGAGTTGGGGGACCAGCTCGGCGGCCCGGTCGAGGATCTGCCGGGTGGTGTGCGGGTCGACGGCGAGGTTCCAGTCGCCGGGCTGGCTGGTGCCGCCGACGACCACGTCGTTGCGGCGCGGGACGACGTACGTCAGTTCGTCGGGGGAACGGTCCGCCAGCAGCCATTCGGTCAGGCCGCACGGCTCGACGGTCAGCACCTGGCCGCGGACCGGCGTCACGGTCGGGTCGCTCGCGGTCAGGCGGCCGCCGAGTCCGGTGCAGTTCACCACCAGGTCGGCCCCGGTCGGCAACGCGGACAGGGCCGCGCGGGTGAGCGTCCCGCCCGCGGCCTCGAGTCGTTTCACCAGCGACGGCAGGTACGCCGGCATGTCGATCACCGGCACCGTGAACGCCCACCCGTCCGCGAACCCGGCCGGCGGCGACCCGACGCGGGTGAGATCCGGCAGTACGTCGGCCCACGGCGGATCCGGTGCCGGCTGCACCAGGAACTCCCGCCCGTGCTTGAGCTGCACGGCCGGCTCGTGCTCGGCGAGCTTCGTGAACTCCTCGTACGTCGCCCGCGACCAGCCGGCCACCCGGTCCGCCGGCGCCGACAGGTACGGGTACCAGATCGCGGCCGCGACCGACGAGGTCGTCTCCAGGGGCAGATCGCGGGCGAACACGGCCACGTCGTACCCGCCCTCGGCGAGCCGGATGGCACAGCTCAGCCCGATCACGCCCGCACCCACCACGATCACGCGCATTAACACAGTGTTACCTACGCACCGAGATCACGCCAGCGAGCGGTCGAGTCAGCAGTTCGACAGTACGTATACGTCTGTCGCCGCCGGCCGTACGCCTGGCGCGGGGAGATGGCCAGTGCAGTAGGCGTATACGTACTGTTGAGCTGCACAAGGTTGGGTGCACGGGTGAACGCGGTTACTCGCTGACGCCGCGGCTCAGGAAGACCGTTGCGACGAACGTCCGGTAGAGCTGCAGCGGATCGTCGTTGCGCAGGGCAACGACCTTGTCCTCGCGACGCTCGACCCCGCGCAGCTCGCAGGCCAGCTCGGCGAACGCGCGGCCGTGGAACCGCACGGTCAGCTCGGCCGGCAGCGTGATGCTCGGCGGCCGGATGTCGCTCAGCCGGGCGAGCGCGCGCCGTGCCCCGTCGTGGATCAGCTCCCGCGCCCGCTCCGGGTGTACGGACAGCGCGGCGTTGTGCGAGACCGACTCCTTCACCACGACCGACTCGATGTCCGGGCAGAACGGCTGCGTCTCGTCGATCGTGGTCCGGTCCCCGGAGATCAGTACGACGGGCACCTGGTGGGCGAGCGCCGCGAGCGCGTTGATCCCGGCCTCTCCGGTGATCGCGCCGTTCAGCCGTACCTCGGCGATCGCCCGTGGGTTGTACGTGTGGTGCAGGACGGAGCCGGTCGCCCCGGCGGAGCCGTGGTACGAGACAAAGAAGATCGCGTCGAACGAGTCGTCCAAGCCCTGCATCATGTAGAGCGGCTTGTGCTTGCCGGACAGGTAGCTCGCGCGGCCGTGCAGCTCGTCCGGGCGGAGGTTCTGCATCGTCGAGTGCGAGTCGTTGACCAGGAACTCGGTCCCGCCCGCCGCCAGCGCGCCGTCGATCGCGGCGTTCACCTCGGCCTGCAGCTGGCCGCGGTAGTACTCGTACTCGGTGGCAGGCCCGCGCGCCTGACTCCAGTCGACGACCCCCGCCGTACCTTCCATGTCCGTTGACAAGAAGAGCTTCATGAAGTCACCGAACCATACAAGGCCGCTTCGGGTCGAACTCCCAGTCCTCGATCAGGTACTGCATCGCGATCGCGTCGTTCCGCGCGCCAAGCCCGTGCTCCAGGTACAGCTCGTGCGCGGCGTCGAGGGCGTCGCGGTCGAGTTCGATGCCGAGGCCGGGAGCGGTCGGTACGGCGATCTCGCCGCCGGTGATCCGCAGCGGGTGCTTGGTCAGCGCCTGGCCGTCCTGCCAGATCCAGTGCGTGTCCAGCGCGGTGATGTCGCCCGGCGCCGCCGCGCCGACGTGGGTGAACATGGCGAGCGAGATGTCGAAGTGGTTGTTCGAGTGCGACCCCCAGGTCAGCCCGAAGTCGTTGCACAGCTGGGCGACCCGCACCGACCCGGCCATCGTCCAGAAGTGCGGGTCGGCGAGCGGGATGTCGACGGCGTCGGTCCGGATCGCGTGCGCGAGTTCGCGCCAGTCGGTGGCGATCATGTTGGTCGCCGTTCGCAGGCCGGTACGGCGTTTGAACTCCGCCATCGTCTCGCGCCCGGAGAACCCACCCTCCGCACCACACGGATCCTCGACGTACGCAAGCACGTCGTCGAGCCCTGCGCAGACCGCCACGGCCTCCCGCAACAACCAGGCCCCGTTCGGATCCACTGTGACCCGGGCCTGCGGAAAACGCTCGCGCAAGGCCCGTACGGCGTCGATCTCCACGTGCGGGT
This genomic interval carries:
- a CDS encoding NAD(P)-dependent alcohol dehydrogenase; the encoded protein is MASTTTTTMRAIVQDRYGDADVLQLRQIARPEPAADEVLIHVHAAGLDRGTWHVMTGTPYLLRLGFGFRGPRNPVPGRDVAGTVEAVGAAVTKFSVGDEVYGVAPGSFAEYAVTRAGKLARKPANLSFEQAAVVPVSALTALDAVTTGRIEAGQHVLVIGASGGVGSYAVQLAKAFGAEVTGVAGTSKLDLVRALGADHVIDYTRDDFAGRGNRYDLIIDIAGNPTLSRLRRALTPTGTAVITGGEDGGSFSGGMNRQFRALALSLFVRQRLTFIVNKERGRDLERLTALIEAGKVTPSLDRTYPLDQVPDAIRRLTTGEVRGKIAITGLEEKFVERAEVT
- a CDS encoding SDR family NAD(P)-dependent oxidoreductase yields the protein MTSGQEGQATGWTVLVTGGTGGIGKATAAGLAALGARVAITGRDRGRAEAAAAEIRAATGGQVDVFVADLTSQAEVRRMAADVLADLPRIDVLVNNVGGYWNTRHVTADGLERTFALNHLAPFLLTGLLLERLGDSGAGRVVTVSSGAHYGARINFEDLQAERSYSGERAYGQSKLANILFTRELAKRLHGTTVTANALHPGVVRTSFGGEDPSSVQRVLVPLLWPFLKSPARGAATSIHLASAPGLEHVSGQYFVNGKPKASSSRSHDEADARRLWEISEELVAAG
- the pdxR gene encoding MocR-like pyridoxine biosynthesis transcription factor PdxR, with the protein product MEDSEAAGADLHLDLAAARGRNELVHALHESIRTGRLPAGTRLPSSRSLAKDLGIARNTVADAYGQLVAEGWLIARQGSGTVVANRAAVPATPAVSLPEARSFRYDLTPGAPDVATFPRAEWLAATRKALTAAPNEAFGLGDPRGRIELRRVLADYLARARGVRADPERILICSGYVQALSLLSEAIKNLGGTTMAVEEFGYALHREVIRARGLSVAGVPVDSFGAQTSALTGQGVLLTPAHQMPTGVPLAPERRTAAVEWARESGAVLIEDDYDGEFRYDRQAVGALQALDPERVVYTGTASKSLAPGLRLAWMVLPQRLIEPVVAAKRTADYQTATVEQLVLAEFIASGHYDRHVRRSRLHYRRRRDRLVELLGVRAPTVKVAGISAGLHLLLDVPGDAEDIVTRAARQSLGLASLTTYHVNPTPATRQAVIVGYGTPPDHAYPGALDLLCQVLGV
- the mmuM gene encoding homocysteine S-methyltransferase; amino-acid sequence: MSAASDRLVILDGGLSNALEDRGHDLSDTLWSARLLRDDPAEIAAVHRAYYEAGAMVATTASYQASVIGFERAGLSRTEAEHLIASSVRIARDVRDEFAADGGADEPRPGAGLGGRRLVAASVGPYGAMLADGSEYRGRYGVSAQVLRDFHGPRLELLAAAGPDLLAIETIPDTDEAEILVALLAELDVRAWFSYSIEGLHTRAGQPLADAFAIPAAIPQVIAVGINCCKPTDVQAAVETAVTVTRKPAVAYPNRGEAWDAVARTWVGDGAGPAAFAPGWFNAGARYVGGCCRVGPEDIRALAAGTA
- a CDS encoding FAD-dependent oxidoreductase, with amino-acid sequence MRVIVVGAGVIGLSCAIRLAEGGYDVAVFARDLPLETTSSVAAAIWYPYLSAPADRVAGWSRATYEEFTKLAEHEPAVQLKHGREFLVQPAPDPPWADVLPDLTRVGSPPAGFADGWAFTVPVIDMPAYLPSLVKRLEAAGGTLTRAALSALPTGADLVVNCTGLGGRLTASDPTVTPVRGQVLTVEPCGLTEWLLADRSPDELTYVVPRRNDVVVGGTSQPGDWNLAVDPHTTRQILDRAAELVPQLRDAKIIRQRVGLRPARPAIRCELVRTHTGEPVIHCYGHGGSGVTLSWGCADEVLELVRGI
- a CDS encoding M55 family metallopeptidase is translated as MKLFLSTDMEGTAGVVDWSQARGPATEYEYYRGQLQAEVNAAIDGALAAGGTEFLVNDSHSTMQNLRPDELHGRASYLSGKHKPLYMMQGLDDSFDAIFFVSYHGSAGATGSVLHHTYNPRAIAEVRLNGAITGEAGINALAALAHQVPVVLISGDRTTIDETQPFCPDIESVVVKESVSHNAALSVHPERARELIHDGARRALARLSDIRPPSITLPAELTVRFHGRAFAELACELRGVERREDKVVALRNDDPLQLYRTFVATVFLSRGVSE
- a CDS encoding enolase C-terminal domain-like protein yields the protein MTPTVVSVEVVPVAGHDSMLLNLSGAHSPFFTRNVVIVTDSTGNVGLGEVPGGEKIATTIRAAAPHLTAQPLANYRSLLHTISTTFEGLDSGGRGLQTFDLRTTVHAVTGLESALLDLLGQHLDVPVAELLGEGQQRTAVPVLGYLFYVGDVARTDLPYLTEVSADGWEQVRRRPVLSAEDVVELAEAAQERYGFADFKLKGGVFDPHVEIDAVRALRERFPQARVTVDPNGAWLLREAVAVCAGLDDVLAYVEDPCGAEGGFSGRETMAEFKRRTGLRTATNMIATDWRELAHAIRTDAVDIPLADPHFWTMAGSVRVAQLCNDFGLTWGSHSNNHFDISLAMFTHVGAAAPGDITALDTHWIWQDGQALTKHPLRITGGEIAVPTAPGLGIELDRDALDAAHELYLEHGLGARNDAIAMQYLIEDWEFDPKRPCMVR